A window of Phyllopteryx taeniolatus isolate TA_2022b chromosome 19, UOR_Ptae_1.2, whole genome shotgun sequence contains these coding sequences:
- the LOC133469519 gene encoding uncharacterized protein LOC133469519, translating to MRLKLEIEGVVCNVISGYAPQVGCDLEVKEKFWKELDEIVLSVPDRERVVIGADCNGHVCEGNMGDEDVMGKYGIQERNLEGQMVVDFATRMQMAVVNPFFQKRQEHRVTYKSGGRRTQVDDILCRRCNLKEVTNCKVVVEESVARQHRMVVCKMTLVVGRKIRKTKTEKRTMWWKLRQDECCAAFREEVIQALGGREELPEDWTTAAKVIRQTGRRVLGVSSGGKGEKETWWWNLTVQEILQGKRLAKKKWDTERTEERRKEYIEMRHRAKVEVAKAKQEAYDDMYGRLDTKEGEKDLYRLARQRDRDGKDVQQVRMIKDRDGNMWTGASSVLDRWKEYFKELMNEKN from the coding sequence atgaggctgaaacttgaaattgagggtgttgtgtgtaatgtgattagtggctatgccccacaggtaggatgtgacctagaggtgaaagagaaattctggaaggagctcgacgaaatagttctgagcgtcccagacagagagagagtcgtgattggtgcagattgtaatgggcaTGTTTGTGAAGGAAATATGGGTGATGAAGacgtgatgggtaagtacggcatccaggaaaggaacttggagggacagatggtggtagactttgcaacaaggatgcaaatggctgtagtgaacccttttttccagaagaggcaggaacatagggtgacctacaaaagCGGAGGTAGACGCACGCAGGTGGatgacatcttgtgcagacgatgtaatctgaaggaggttaccaactgtaaggtagtggtagaggagagtgtggctagacagcataggatggtggtgtgtaagatgactctggtggtggggaggaagattaggaagacaaagacagagaagagaaccatgtggtggaagctgagacaggacgagtgttgtgcagcttttcgggaagaggtgatacaggctctcggtggacgggaggagcttccagaagactggaccactgcagccaaggtgataagacagacaggcaggagagtacttggtgtgtcttctggcggaaaaggagagaaggagacttggtggtggaacctcacagtacaggaaatcctacaaggaaaacggttagctaagaagaagtgggacactgagaggaccgaggagaggcgaaaggaatacattgagatgcgacacagggcaaaggtagaggtggcaaaggcaaaacaagaggcatatgatgacatgtatggcaggttggacactaaagaaggagaaaaggatctatacaggctggccagacagagggatagagatgggaaggatgtgcagcaggttaggatgattaaggatagagatggaaatatgtggactggtgccagtagtgtgctggatagatggaaagaatacttcaaggagctgatgaatgaaaaaaattag